AGGTCTAGTtggtttataattttcttcaCCATTTATATTATGATCTTCTATATAGTTATTTTATCTAATATTCAAAATGGGATATTAGAACAACCATCTACTTTTAGTGcagtctctttcagttctgtccATTCTTGATTTATGAATTTTGGAGCTCTGCTGTTAGgtacatatgaattttaaattgttatatcttcttgataGATTGCCCTATTTATCATAAAAAGGATCCAtctttaccacaattaaaattctttgttttaaagtctagttAGTTTGATATTGGTGTATGTACTCCAGCTTTCTAATGGTAGCTGtttgcattatatatatgtatacatgtgcacatatatatgtgcatttgTCTGTGTTTGTTTCAAGAGAATTTAattattgaaacatttttatgatggctactctaaaATCTGTGTCAGATAATTCGATTAACTTAGTGTTAGGGTCAGGTAACTATCTTTTTCTATTcgagttttcattttgttgatcctTGGTATGAAGGTATGAGAAAGTTTGTTGGAGCAGCTCGGTTCTgtttaaatctctctctctctcttttttgaagtTGGCAGTGACCTTGTTCAGGTTTAGCACATGGGTTCTGTGAGCTATGATTCATAAAGTTCAGAATTGCTGCAGTGTTAGTTTAATGTCTTTGGTTTATCTTGACCACTGGTTGTCCCACTGGTTCCTGATATTTGAAAGAGCAGAAAGAATTTCACTGCCTCAGGCTCTGTGTTTCTCTTGGTGGAGTAGTGGCATAGTGAGATTGCCCACCTACCCCCTCACTACCGAGATGACTCTTGGATGGGATAGGAGAGTCTTGGGTACCCAGGTACCTAGGGCAAAGTCTTATGGGATTCAGAAAAACTCCCTTCAAaaagtatattaataaaaaagaaatcacatggAAGATTGGAAAACATTTCAAATTGGTTAATAAAGAAATGCAATGTACCAAATGTATGGCTTACCAATGAAGAAGTGATTAGAGGggaaatttatagttttaaaatattatattatgaaaaagaatatttaaaatcaatgtTCTAAGCTTATTTAAACAGCTAGAAAGTAATACAAAATTAACTATAaaggatgaaggaaaaataaacacaagtaGAAGCAATtcaacagaaaaaggacatgCCATAAAGAAAATAGTACACAAGTTTGGTAGGCCAAATTGATAAACTCTGGACAAACTGATCAAGAATATAGGAGAGATAATACAAATTACTAATCTGAAGAATGATGGAATCAACACCTTTAAAATCTGACAGACTCTAAAAATAATAAGTGAATAAGTACAAAGGATGTTATGCCAATAAATTCCACAAAATGGATGAAAtagaaagtttcttttaattaaaaaaattatcaaaattaatcAGTAAATCTGAACAGTATTTTATCTAATGCagaaaatgaatacattattCAAAACAGCTTTCCACAAAATAAACTCCAGGTTTTGATGACTTCAATGgtaaatttcattaaatatttaaacagcAGTTTTATTGTTAACTTAAGAAAAAGATAGTAGTCTAGGAGCTTTcctcaaatatattttccaaagcaATACCTAAAAAAGGATACGCTATACCCACAGGTATTTTATTAATTGTACCAGAACACAGAattcatatctatctatctacctacctatctatctatctaggaGATGTAGATAGAAACATATCAGTAATGAAAAGCTTTAATATACCACTCTCAGAACAAGCACATctagtagaaaaaaataagtgaaatgagaGAGCACCTACAATTTAATTTATAAGGTAGATTTTATGGATATATGTTCATCTATATACTTACAGTAGAGAAAAACCTTCTTCTCAAGTTTccacagaaatatataaaaattgattaaaaggaaaataatttgtccatttttaatataGAGATGctgcagaaaacattttttaaaattttttgctatGAAGCTAGAGGTGttaggtgggctgcagtctatggggttgcacagagtcggacacgactggagtgacttagcagcagcagcagcagaggttgtCAACAAGAACAAGGGACAGAAAATCCTGTTCACCTAGTGAGTAAAGCTTTGATTAAACGTCTCTCAGATAAAAGAGTGAATATAATCTGAGATcacagaatttcaaaataaataatggtaATGGAAATAGTAATTAAGAAAATTGATGAAAAATATGCACGCACTAATTGGAGAAAAATTTACAACACTAACTACTTGTGTCagtgaaagatgaaagaaatagCATAAATAATTAATACCTTGGttgtgagtgaagtcgctcaggtgtgtctgactctttgcgaccctgtggactgtagcctaccaggcttctccatccatggcattctccaggcaagaatactggagtgggttgccatttccttctctaggagatcttcctgacccagggattgaacccaggtctcccacattgtaggcagatgctttaccatctgagccaccagggaagtcacttatCTTGGTTAAGGGAGccttaaataaaaacaattaagtaAACCAAAGGAAGTGCAAAGAAGGAGGTAATAAACAGctaagcagaaattaatgaagtagaaaacagataaaaagcAATTGGCTTTTAATACGACTCAAATATTACTATTTGAAAAGATTGGCATTTACAAATCATTTGCTAATTTgatcagaggggaaaaaacaaaaggaaaaaaaaagaaacaaaaataaaaagaataagtctatacaaaattagaaataatgaaaaataaacacataaataagtttaaaaaatgttatgaatCTACTTTGCAGATCTTTGTGGATATAAATTTGAACCCCGGATGCAATGAATAATTTCTTAGGGGAATATAGATGACTAGAACTGATACATTTACATTGAGGAGTTATAAAGAGACTGATTTCCtagggagaaacagaaaaaaatcattatagaAATACCCTACAAAATGCTCCAGATCGAGATAATTATACATGGAAATTCTACCAAATTTTCAGAGATAAAATGATTTGATGTTCTATAAATTGTTCCAGAGTATGGCAGGGAAAGTGCTTGATTCCCAATAGAAAGGATGCATAGCATTGATATCGGTGGTAGGTAAACAATTAAGATGCCAttctgatttcttcctcttgatGTCAATGGCCTGGTATGATGCCCTCCTCCTGAGTATAGACAAGATATGTGAATTACTTCTAACTAATATTATACAGAAAAATTGATGAAACATTTGATTGTTTATGTGATtatgttatataaaattatatgtgatTATAGTGCCCATCTTGGGCTTTACtcatagttcagctggtaaagaatctgcctgcagtgcaggagacctgggttcaactcctgagtcaggaagatcccctggagaaggaaatggcaacacactccagtatttttgtctagagaatcccattgatggagggtTCATGCGGttggaagagttggacaggatttagtgactaaaccaccaccaccacagtgccTAACTGGAGTGTTTTCCCTCCATTTTGGGCTTTGAAAAGACAAGCAAACGTGTAAGGAACTACAGGCAGCCTCCTGAAGCTGAGAGTGGCCTCTAACAGTCAGCTTACAAATGCCTCCCACCAAAAGTCAGTGTTTTGCACCCCCAGTTACACAACCACACAGAATGGAATTCAGCCCAAGATAAGTCTGTAGGTAATACTGAATGTCAAATAACTGACCTAAAAACTAGGATTGCTCTTTGGATTGATTACTTTTATTAgatcaacaaacaaacaagctcCAGGATGAAAGCATCAAGGTAGTTACTATGATATCATCAGTCTAATGAAAGAAGAAGTCTTGAGTTCACAGGAAAATTTCACTTTATGCACTTAATGAGGTAAGTTCTGGGAAATGTATAGGTTAGATGGTAGGTCCACAATAGACCACATTAAACTTCCATGATGCAGCCTAATCATCATCCAGGGGAAAGATACAGAACATGAGGGCTTCAGAACTGGTGAATCCTGGTGTCCGGGTGTAGAGGATGAGAGTCTTCCATGGTGTCCTCAACAGTAGTAGCCAAAGCCAGAGCCATAGCCGCATCCATAGCCACAGCCACAGAGAGAGCGGGAGCCATAGCCGTAGCCACAGCCATAGCCACAGCCCAGCCTGCGGAAGCCAGAGCCGTAGCAGGAGCCATAGCCACAGCCCAGCCTGCGGAAGCCAGAGCCATAGCAGGAGCCATAGCCACAGCCCAGGCCTCCATAGCTGTAGCTTCCACAGCCGAGACCACCATAGTAGTCTCCGTAGTAGCCACACATGGTGTGGGTGGTTGAGGTTGTTCTCGGGTGGAGAAGGAGAGTAGAAGTGTCACTTGAGTGTGGACATTTCTCCCTGCAGAGGGCCTTTTATATGCCCTCAGTGTGGGTGTGACCCACCACACCTTCATGCCATTGGCTAACTTTATGACCACTCTAATTAGTTTGTTGCTCACAACCATATCATGAAACAACAGGGAAATTCAGCAGGCTTGTTGTGTTGACATCCCAGTTTGGATTCCTCTTATTTAATTGAGCGTTTGGATGAGAGGAGACATACACTCATACCTACACTGTCCTGCCCCAAAGTATTATATGTGTTCATTTTAAGCTTCTAGAACCATCCTTCATGTCAAGAAAAAAGACTTTTTAggacttttcaaataattttattattttataacctTTCACAAAGAATAATATTTCTattgtttcatacatttttattcttccatCATCAAAATTATCACTTTCTTAAGATATTTaatgtctttatatatttaagcAATATTGTCTTTCATGACATAATATTGACAGTCATTTTAATAAACatacttgaaataaaatttcaaggcAATCAGTTCTGAACAAAATGTCTTCTACTTTCTTACTTATATCAATGATCTAACTTTCATTTATGTTCAGCTTCCACTGAAGGATGTGAAATAGAAGTCATTTTCTGGAATCCAATTTCTGTATTTCCTAATTGTCTATACAGTGATTAGTTAATATTCTATATAAGTATCcaataggattcagttcagttcagtttagtcattcagtcgtgtctgactctttgcgaccccatgaatcacagcacgccaggcctccatgtccattaccaactcccagggttcactcaaactcatgtccatagagtcggtgatgccatccagccatttcatcctctgttgtccccttctcctcctgcccccaatccctcccagcatcagagtcttttccaatgagtcaactcttcccatgaggtggccaaagcactggagtttcagctttagcatcattccttccaaagaaatctcagggtggatctccttcagaatggactggttggatctccttgcagtccaagggactctcaagagtcttctccaacaccacagtccaaaaacatcaattcttcagctctcagctttcttcacagtccaactctcacatccatacgtgaccactggacaaaccatagccttgactagatggacctttgttggcaaagtaatgtctctgcttttcaatatgctatctaggttggtcataactttccttccaaggagtgtcttttgatttcatagctgcagtcaccatctgcagtattttggagccccccaaaataaagtctgaacctgtttccactgtttccccatctatttcccatgaagtaatggcacccgatgccatgatcttaattttctgaatgttgagctttaagccaattttttcactctccactgtcactttcatcaagaggcttttgagttcctcttcactttctgccataagggtggtgtcatctgcatatctgaggttattgatatttctccaatttctccaatatttctcttgattccagcttgtgcttcttccagcccagcatttctcatgatgtactctgcatataggttaaataagcagcgtgacaatatacagccttgacgtactcctttttctatttggaaccagtctgtagttccatgtccagttctaactgttgcttcctgacctgcatacaaatttctcaagaggcaggtcaggtggtctggtactcccatctttttcagaattttccacagtttattgtgatccacacagtcaaaggctttggcatagtcaataaagcagaaatagatgcttttctggaactctctttctttttcaatgatccagtggatgttggaaatttgatctctggttcctctgccttttctaaaagcaggttgaacatcaggaagttcacggttcacgtattactgaagcctggcttggagaattttgagcattactttactagcatgtgagatgagtgcaattgtgtggtagtttgagcattctttggcattgcctttctttgggattggaatgaaaactgacgttttccagtcctgtggccattgctcagttttccaaatttgctggcatattgagtgtagcactttcacagcatcatttttcaggatttgaaatagctcaacgggaattccatcacctccactagctttgttcgtagtgatgctttctaaggcccacttgacttcacattccaggatgtctggctctaggtgagtgatcacaccttcatgattatctgggtcgtgaagatcttttttgtacagttcttctgtgtattcttgccacctcttcttaatattttctgcttctattacgtccataccttttctgtcctttatcgagcccatctttgcacgaaatgttcccttggtatctctaattttcttgaagagatctctagtctttcccattctgttgttttcctctacttctttgtattgatcacttaggaaggctttcttatctcttcctgctattctttggaactctgcattcagatgcttatatctttccttttctcctttgctttttgcttctcttcttttcacagctatttgtaaggcctccccagacagccattttgcttttttgcatttcttttccatgggaatggtcttgatccctgtttccggtacaatgttacgaacctcattccatagttcatcaggcactctatctatcagatctagtcccttaaatctatttcacttccactgtataatcataagggatttgatttaggtcatacctgaatggtctagtggttttccctactttcttcaatttaagtctgaatttggcaataaggagttcatgatctgagccacagtcagctcctggtcttgtttctgttgactgtatagagtttctccatctttggctgcaaagaatataatcaatctgattttggtgttgaccatctggtgacgtccatgtgtagagtcttctcttgtgt
The DNA window shown above is from Bos indicus isolate NIAB-ARS_2022 breed Sahiwal x Tharparkar chromosome 1, NIAB-ARS_B.indTharparkar_mat_pri_1.0, whole genome shotgun sequence and carries:
- the LOC109563768 gene encoding keratin-associated protein 6-1-like, producing the protein MCGYYGDYYGGLGCGSYSYGGLGCGYGSCYGSGFRRLGCGYGSCYGSGFRRLGCGYGCGYGYGSRSLCGCGYGCGYGSGFGYYC